A part of Aegilops tauschii subsp. strangulata cultivar AL8/78 chromosome 2, Aet v6.0, whole genome shotgun sequence genomic DNA contains:
- the LOC109750708 gene encoding probable folate-biopterin transporter 2, whose protein sequence is MEQEQLQETPHGDGNLKAAPDPGYGGGNGGCIAPNGTLPCGWLGRLSRELHWSFVLAVVAVYGACQGVGSSFGSVAAGYYWKDVQRVQPAASQFYQGVVNVPWVVKPLWGLFTDVVPVAGYRRRPYLLLAGVMGVSSMLTLALRRTPAIVPALVAFTTQAAGAAIADVVVDAMVAQNSISHPPLAADMQSLCGYCSSAGALVGYSISGLVVHAIGSQGALGLLSIPSVLVFSAGILVKEERAKDFEYNQVHKKFYEAVESMWATLKCPQVWRPCVYMFLMFVLSPDIQGGLFYWYTDSSTGLAFSEGFIGLIYSIGSVGSLLGVLLYQNMLKDYPFRGLLLWGQLLACLSGMIDLVLVTRLNLRLGMPDYLFAVMDNSVSQLIGQLKWLPLLVLCSKLCPVGIEGTFFALLMSIQNLGLLMSAWWGGLLLHALGVTRTEFGNLWVAVLARNAMRLLPLAFLFLVPRSDQNSTILPAEMLPGDGGSAGDVGQGSSGVIEFSVLRGDENGEVVEAEEEELELTPLMEKI, encoded by the exons ATGGAGCAGGAGCAGCTCCAAGAAACACCCCACGGAGATGGAAATCTCAAGGCCGCCCCAGATCCCGGATACGGAGGCGGCAATGGCGGCTGCATCGCCCCCAATGGCACCCTCCCCTGCGGCTGGCTCGGCCGCCTGTCCCGCGAGCTGCATTGGAGCTTCGTGCTCGCCGTCGTCGCCGTCTACGGCGCCTGCCAGGGCGTCGGCTCCTCATTCGGCAGCGTCGCCGCGGGGTACTACTGGAAGGACGTGCAGCGCGTGCAGCCGGCCGCCTCACAGTTCTACCAGGGCGTCGTCAACGTGCCCTGGGTCGTCAAGCCCCTCTGGGGCCTATTCACCGACGTCGTCCCCGTCGCCGGCtaccgccgccgcccgtacctCCTCCTCGCAG GCGTCATGGGCGTGTCGTCCATGCTCACGCTTGCTCTGCGCCGCACGCCGGCGATCGTGCCGGCATTGGTGGCGTTCACGACGCAGGCCGCGGGCGCCGCCATAGCCGACGTGGTGGTGGACGCCATGGTCGCGCAGAACAGCATAAGCCACCCTCCGCTCGCCGCCGACATGCAGAGCCTGTGCGGGTATTGCTCCTCCGCCGGCGCATTGGTGGGGTACTCCATCAGCGGCCTCGTCGTCCACGCAATAGGTTCCCAG GGGGCTCTTGGCTTGCTGAGCATCCCCTCCGTGCTCGTATTTTCGGCCGGGATTCTTGTCAAGGAGGAGCGGGCCAAGGATTTCGAGTACAACCAG GTTCATAAGAAGTTCTACGAAGCAGTTGAGTCAATGTGGGCAACATTGAAGTGCCCGCAAGTCTGGAGGCCGTGCGTTTACATGTTCTTAATGTTCGTGCTAAGCCCGGACATCCAAGGAGGGCTGTTCTACTGGTACACAGATTCGAGCACCGGACTCGCATTTTCCGAG GGGTTCATCGGTCTCATCTATTCGATAGGCTCAGTCGGCTCGCTGCTCGGCGTCCTGCTCTACCAGAACATGCTCAAGGACTACCCGTTCCGCGGCCTGCTCCTATGGGGCCAGCTGCTGGCCTGCCTGTCCGGGATGATCGACCTGGTGCTGGTCACCAGGCTGAACCTGAGGCTCGGCATGCCGGACTACCTCTTCGCCGTGATGGACAACAGCGTGTCCCAGCTGATCGGCCAGCTGAAATGGCTGCCGCTACTCGTGCTCTGCTCCAAGCTCTGCCCCGTGGGCATCGAGGGCACCTTCTTCGCGCTGCTCATGTCCATCCAGAACCTCGGCCTGCTCATGTCCGCCTGGTGGGGCGGCCTCCTGCTGCACGCGCTGGGCGTGACGCGGACCGAGTTCGGGAACCTCTGGGTGGCCGTGCTGGCGAGGAACGCCATGCGGCTGCTCCCGCTGGCGTTCCTGTTCCTGGTGCCTCGGAGCGACCAGAACTCGACCATCCTTCCCGCGGAGATGCTGCCTGGGGATGGAGGTTCCGCGGGAGATGTGGGACAAGGGTCGTCAGGTGTCATCGAGTTTTCTGTCCTCCGTGGAGATGAAAATGGTGAAGTCGTTGAGGCTGAGGAAGAAGAACTAGAGCTGACCCCGCTCATGGAGAAGATCTGA